The following coding sequences are from one Bacillus sp. (in: firmicutes) window:
- a CDS encoding helix-turn-helix transcriptional regulator: MALIVFTAPPFPTFIKGGEATFLKGKKHFKRTFSVFDLLYVQKGTLFMTEKNESYIVAEGEYMILLAEREHFGHRPCTEDTDFIWVHFMLEHDYQVVEDKEISWGDIFEKEATFVEPARYQMHLPQYGKLSRKEVVEKLLIQLVRLPEEQTVDYALKQQMVFYEFLLQLQKQALHIPSASENVCEQVISYIHRHYQQPIQMKDVSRQLHFHPDYMTRCMQKTMGMSPMQYLTYYRLSKAKRLLSTTNLKISAIAKEVGIEDVTYFSRLFKKTEGMTPMEYRRQMSRSKL, translated from the coding sequence ATGGCGCTGATTGTGTTTACTGCTCCTCCATTTCCCACGTTCATTAAAGGGGGAGAAGCAACTTTTCTTAAGGGAAAAAAGCATTTTAAACGTACGTTTTCGGTGTTTGATCTGTTGTATGTCCAAAAAGGGACCTTATTTATGACGGAAAAAAACGAGTCATATATAGTAGCTGAAGGTGAATATATGATTCTTTTAGCAGAACGAGAACATTTTGGTCATCGACCGTGTACGGAAGATACCGATTTTATTTGGGTGCATTTTATGCTTGAACACGACTATCAAGTGGTAGAAGACAAAGAAATTAGTTGGGGAGATATTTTTGAAAAAGAGGCGACCTTTGTTGAACCAGCCCGATATCAAATGCACCTTCCTCAGTACGGAAAGCTTTCGCGAAAAGAAGTCGTGGAGAAGCTGTTAATACAATTAGTCCGACTGCCGGAAGAACAAACGGTCGATTATGCGTTAAAACAGCAAATGGTGTTCTATGAATTTTTACTCCAATTGCAAAAGCAGGCGCTTCATATTCCGAGTGCGTCTGAAAACGTCTGCGAACAAGTCATATCCTATATTCATAGGCATTATCAGCAGCCGATTCAAATGAAAGATGTATCTCGCCAATTACATTTTCATCCTGATTATATGACGCGATGTATGCAAAAGACGATGGGGATGAGCCCGATGCAATATCTAACATACTATCGCTTGTCCAAAGCAAAACGCCTACTTTCAACTACTAATCTGAAAATTTCCGCCATTGCCAAAGAAGTCGGGATCGAAGATGTGACGTATTTTTCCCGGCTGTTCAAAAAAACAGAAGGAATGACGCCGATGGAATACCGTAGACAAATGAGTCGGAGTAAGTTATAA
- a CDS encoding glycerol-3-phosphate dehydrogenase/oxidase: MKRQPFKERLQQERFDLIVIGGGITGAGIALDAATRGMKVALVEMQDFAAGTSSRSTKLVHGGLRYLKQFEVKMVAEVGKERAIVYENGPHVTTPEWMLLPIHEGGTFGKWSTSLGLFVYDYLAGVKKSERRKMLSREETIQKEPLLKKEGLKGGGYYVEYRTDDARLTIEVIKKAVEKGAVCVNYTKAEEFIYVNQQVKGIHVRDVLTGETYAIKGDVVVNAAGPWVDRVRNKDYSKNGKKLRLTKGIHLVIDQSVFPLKQAIYFDTPDGRMIFAIPRDGKTYVGTTDTFYDNNPAHPKMLEEDRAYVLNAIRYMFPSVNVTEQDVESSWAGVRPLIYEEGKDPSDISRKDEIWEGESGLITIAGGKLTGYRKMAETVVDIVAKRLEQQGRAPIPPCQTKRLPISGGEVGGSENLPHFIEQKGKEAIRYGLTEEEGKQLAKMYGSNVDHLFRIAQSYEGGNLPVMVYAQLKYALEEEMVCKPVDFFIRRTGALFFNIQWVHQWKQAVIDEMDAYFGWTQDEKQTYTDELEQELTDAVIPVDLQKTKVNR, from the coding sequence ATGAAACGACAACCATTCAAAGAGCGTTTGCAACAAGAACGATTTGACCTGATCGTGATTGGTGGTGGGATCACTGGAGCAGGTATTGCATTAGATGCGGCTACTCGGGGGATGAAAGTGGCGCTTGTAGAGATGCAGGACTTTGCTGCCGGAACGTCCAGCCGTTCGACGAAGCTCGTCCACGGAGGCTTACGTTATTTAAAACAATTCGAAGTCAAAATGGTCGCTGAAGTCGGAAAAGAACGTGCCATTGTGTACGAAAACGGCCCGCATGTCACCACTCCAGAATGGATGCTGCTCCCGATTCATGAAGGGGGAACGTTCGGTAAGTGGAGTACCTCTCTTGGATTATTTGTTTACGATTATTTAGCAGGGGTGAAAAAATCCGAACGGCGTAAAATGCTGTCCCGAGAAGAAACGATTCAAAAAGAACCACTGCTCAAAAAAGAAGGACTCAAAGGCGGGGGCTACTATGTCGAATATCGAACCGATGACGCACGCCTAACGATTGAAGTGATAAAAAAAGCGGTGGAAAAAGGAGCAGTTTGTGTCAATTATACAAAAGCGGAAGAATTTATCTATGTCAACCAGCAAGTGAAAGGGATTCACGTTCGTGACGTGTTAACTGGCGAGACGTATGCGATTAAAGGGGATGTCGTTGTCAACGCCGCTGGACCGTGGGTGGATCGCGTTCGCAACAAAGACTATTCAAAAAATGGAAAAAAACTCCGTCTAACAAAAGGGATTCATTTAGTGATTGATCAATCGGTCTTCCCGCTCAAGCAAGCGATTTATTTTGATACACCAGATGGACGAATGATATTTGCGATTCCACGGGATGGAAAAACGTACGTCGGAACAACGGATACGTTTTATGACAATAACCCGGCCCATCCAAAAATGCTCGAGGAAGATCGAGCATACGTGTTAAACGCCATTCGCTACATGTTCCCTTCCGTTAACGTAACGGAACAAGATGTGGAATCGAGCTGGGCGGGCGTACGACCGCTCATATACGAAGAAGGAAAAGACCCGTCCGATATTTCCCGTAAAGACGAAATTTGGGAAGGAGAAAGCGGCTTAATCACCATTGCCGGAGGAAAATTAACGGGCTATCGGAAAATGGCCGAAACCGTAGTGGATATAGTAGCTAAACGATTAGAACAACAGGGACGTGCTCCGATTCCTCCATGTCAGACAAAGCGGTTGCCGATTTCCGGTGGAGAGGTTGGGGGCTCGGAAAACCTCCCGCATTTTATCGAACAAAAAGGAAAAGAAGCGATTCGTTATGGACTCACGGAAGAAGAAGGAAAGCAATTAGCGAAAATGTACGGTTCCAATGTCGACCACCTGTTCCGTATCGCCCAGTCTTATGAAGGAGGCAACCTTCCAGTTATGGTCTATGCCCAACTGAAGTACGCCTTAGAAGAAGAAATGGTTTGCAAGCCGGTCGACTTTTTCATCCGCCGAACCGGAGCTTTGTTTTTCAATATCCAATGGGTTCATCAATGGAAACAAGCCGTCATCGATGAAATGGATGCTTATTTTGGTTGGACACAAGATGAAAAACAAACGTACACGGACGAACTAGAACAAGAACTGACCGATGCCGTTATCCCAGTTGATTTGCAAAAAACAAAGGTTAATCGTTAA
- the glpK gene encoding glycerol kinase GlpK, whose amino-acid sequence MEKYILALDQGTTSSRAILFNQKGEVVHMAQKEFTQHFPKPGWVEHDANEIWGSILAVMASVLSEVNVKPEQVAAIGITNQRETTVVWDKHTGKPVYNAIVWQSRQTADICDELKEKGYDELFRQKTGLLIDAYFSGTKVKWILDNVEGAREKAENGDLLFGTIDTWLIWKLSGGKAHVTDYSNASRTLMYNIFDLQWDDELLDILNVPKSMLPEVRPSSEVYGTTIPEHFFGQKVPIAGAAGDQQAALFGQACFEKGMAKNTYGTGCFMLMNTGEKAVRSDHGLLTTLAWGIDGKVEYALEGSIFVAGSAIQWLRDGLRMFKEAKDSEMYATRVESTEGVYVVPAFVGLGTPYWDSDVRGAVFGLTRGTKKEHFIRATLESLAYQTKDVLTAMEKDSGISLKALRVDGGAVKNNFLMQFQSDILNVPVERPVVNETTALGAAYLAGLAVGYWNNREEIASQWNLDRSFEPTMSEQERTNLYEGWKKAVRATMAFK is encoded by the coding sequence ATGGAAAAATATATTTTAGCTCTTGACCAAGGAACAACAAGCTCTCGGGCGATTTTGTTTAATCAAAAAGGGGAAGTGGTGCACATGGCCCAAAAAGAATTTACGCAACACTTCCCAAAGCCAGGTTGGGTCGAACATGATGCGAATGAAATTTGGGGTTCCATTTTAGCGGTCATGGCTTCTGTTCTTTCAGAAGTGAACGTTAAGCCGGAGCAAGTGGCAGCGATCGGGATTACCAACCAACGCGAAACAACCGTCGTTTGGGACAAACATACTGGGAAACCAGTATACAATGCGATCGTTTGGCAATCACGTCAAACAGCGGATATTTGTGACGAATTAAAAGAAAAAGGGTATGACGAACTGTTCCGCCAAAAAACGGGATTACTTATCGACGCGTACTTTTCGGGGACCAAAGTGAAATGGATTTTAGACAATGTCGAAGGCGCTCGGGAAAAAGCGGAAAACGGTGACCTTCTTTTCGGTACGATCGATACGTGGCTGATTTGGAAGCTTTCTGGCGGAAAAGCTCACGTGACCGATTATTCGAATGCTTCCCGGACGCTTATGTACAATATTTTTGACTTACAATGGGACGATGAACTGTTAGACATATTAAATGTGCCAAAATCGATGTTACCAGAAGTGCGTCCATCTTCAGAAGTGTATGGTACAACCATTCCGGAACACTTCTTCGGACAAAAAGTGCCAATTGCCGGAGCAGCCGGGGACCAACAAGCCGCACTGTTCGGTCAAGCATGCTTTGAAAAAGGAATGGCGAAAAACACGTATGGAACGGGTTGCTTTATGCTCATGAATACAGGGGAAAAAGCGGTCCGTTCGGATCATGGCTTATTAACAACATTAGCGTGGGGCATTGATGGAAAAGTGGAGTACGCCTTAGAGGGAAGTATTTTTGTGGCGGGTTCTGCGATTCAATGGCTTCGAGATGGTCTGCGCATGTTTAAAGAAGCTAAAGATAGTGAAATGTATGCAACTCGAGTGGAATCAACCGAGGGCGTCTATGTCGTTCCAGCGTTCGTCGGCCTTGGAACACCGTATTGGGATAGCGATGTACGCGGAGCAGTGTTTGGATTAACCCGCGGGACGAAAAAAGAACATTTCATTCGTGCCACCCTTGAATCATTAGCCTACCAAACGAAAGACGTGTTAACGGCCATGGAAAAAGACTCCGGGATTTCCTTAAAAGCGCTACGCGTCGACGGAGGGGCTGTAAAAAATAACTTCTTAATGCAATTCCAAAGCGACATCCTCAATGTACCGGTAGAGCGTCCAGTTGTAAACGAAACGACCGCTCTTGGGGCCGCGTATTTAGCTGGTCTTGCGGTTGGGTATTGGAACAACCGCGAAGAAATTGCGAGCCAATGGAATCTAGACCGCTCGTTTGAACCAACTATGAGTGAACAAGAGCGTACAAACCTTTACGAAGGATGGAAAAAAGCCGTTCGTGCAACCATGGCGTTTAAATAA
- a CDS encoding HD domain-containing protein, with protein sequence MGIHNYFKSLSDLEELYRCPGKFKYQSHSVASHSFKVTKIAQFLGTVEEQMGRTVDWKALYEKALNHDYPELFTGDIKTPVKYASNELKELFNQVEKQMTEKFILKEFPKEYQDVYFRRFTEAKDDTLEGKILAVADKIDLLYESFGEIQKGNPEPLFLEMYEEALDTICQYDDLHCVQYFLKNILPEMLEEEGIPAMKLSEITEMIINRHEKE encoded by the coding sequence ATGGGAATTCATAACTATTTTAAAAGTTTATCTGATTTAGAAGAATTATATCGCTGTCCAGGGAAGTTTAAATATCAAAGTCATTCTGTGGCGAGTCATTCGTTTAAAGTAACAAAAATCGCTCAGTTTTTAGGAACGGTCGAAGAACAAATGGGGCGTACGGTCGATTGGAAAGCGTTATATGAAAAAGCACTCAACCACGATTATCCAGAGTTGTTCACTGGAGATATTAAGACACCGGTCAAATATGCCTCCAACGAATTAAAAGAACTTTTTAACCAAGTGGAAAAACAAATGACGGAAAAGTTTATTTTAAAAGAGTTTCCGAAGGAGTATCAGGATGTATACTTCCGCCGCTTTACGGAAGCAAAAGACGACACGTTAGAAGGAAAAATTTTAGCGGTAGCGGATAAAATTGACTTGTTGTACGAGTCGTTTGGAGAAATTCAAAAAGGGAATCCAGAGCCGCTCTTTTTAGAAATGTACGAAGAGGCATTAGACACCATTTGCCAGTATGATGATTTACATTGTGTTCAATATTTCTTAAAAAATATTTTACCGGAGATGCTGGAAGAAGAAGGAATTCCTGCTATGAAACTATCCGAAATAACCGAAATGATTATCAATCGTCATGAAAAAGAATAA
- a CDS encoding aquaporin family protein produces MSAFFGEIVGTAILIILGGGVCAGVSLKKSFAHNSGWIVITFGWGLGVAVAVYAVGQISGAHINPAVTLALAFTGDFPWSDVPNYILAQMIGAFIGACIVFLHYFPHWKVTDDPGAKLGVFSTGPAIPHYFSNLISEIIGTFVLVVSILAIGANEFTEGLNPLIVGFLIVSIGLSLGGTTGYAINPARDLGPRIAHFLLPIPGKGSSNWGYAWVPVVGPLLGGSFGGLFYKAIFLGKMVTPFWVLLVTIVLVLMLASLLDKKVSASTHSKQISV; encoded by the coding sequence ATGTCAGCATTTTTCGGAGAAATTGTCGGAACAGCTATTTTAATTATTTTAGGAGGAGGTGTTTGTGCCGGAGTTAGTTTAAAAAAATCGTTTGCGCATAATTCAGGATGGATCGTCATCACGTTTGGATGGGGACTTGGGGTAGCGGTTGCTGTCTATGCCGTTGGTCAAATCAGCGGCGCTCATATCAACCCAGCGGTGACCTTAGCTTTAGCGTTTACTGGGGATTTTCCATGGAGTGACGTACCAAACTATATTCTTGCGCAAATGATTGGTGCATTTATAGGTGCATGTATCGTCTTTTTACACTACTTCCCGCATTGGAAAGTGACCGATGATCCAGGAGCGAAGTTAGGAGTATTTTCTACAGGACCAGCGATTCCACATTATTTTTCCAACTTAATAAGCGAAATCATAGGTACATTTGTTTTAGTAGTCAGTATTTTAGCCATTGGTGCTAACGAATTTACCGAAGGTCTGAACCCATTAATCGTTGGATTCCTTATTGTGAGCATCGGATTATCGCTTGGAGGAACGACTGGATACGCGATTAACCCGGCACGTGATTTAGGTCCCCGCATTGCTCACTTTTTGCTTCCGATCCCTGGAAAAGGAAGCTCGAACTGGGGGTACGCTTGGGTACCAGTGGTTGGACCATTGTTAGGTGGTTCGTTTGGAGGTTTATTCTATAAAGCAATCTTTTTAGGTAAAATGGTTACACCATTCTGGGTGTTGCTTGTTACCATCGTATTGGTATTAATGCTTGCCTCTTTATTGGATAAGAAAGTAAGCGCTTCAACACACTCAAAACAAATCTCTGTGTAA
- a CDS encoding NERD domain-containing protein, giving the protein MIIKPRGIPLRIEQNAALLRRLVKHHPKRLDIEEDLSKRIAGFRGEQRIDYQLKLLPHEDYDLFFDLRLTDHIAFFQLDTLIVSPYFCAILEVKNISGTLQFDSQFQQMIRIHDEKEERFPNPVLQVKRQQLQFERWLALHQLPPVPIEYAAVISNSSTILKSSSNSRFYDEKRMILDEGILEQIGKWSKMYKKRMFSLDNLNRLKKLLLKHHTPYRVNILTLYNIDSIDILRGVICPKCSHGPMKRIFGKWHCSNCLTTSKSAHIQALYDYFLLFQPTITNKQLRSFLLLHDRHHAKYLLKQLHLSSKGHNKDRVYFLHEELFSQLGYSNVLQTQKS; this is encoded by the coding sequence TTGATTATTAAACCTAGAGGTATTCCACTACGTATAGAACAAAATGCGGCTTTATTACGTAGACTTGTAAAACATCATCCGAAGCGATTAGACATTGAAGAAGATTTATCCAAACGAATCGCTGGCTTTCGCGGTGAACAACGGATAGACTACCAATTAAAACTACTACCTCACGAAGATTATGATTTGTTTTTTGATTTACGATTAACCGATCACATCGCTTTTTTTCAATTAGATACCCTCATTGTTTCCCCTTATTTTTGTGCTATTCTCGAAGTCAAAAACATTTCCGGTACCCTCCAATTTGATTCCCAGTTCCAACAAATGATACGGATTCATGATGAAAAAGAAGAACGGTTTCCAAACCCCGTATTACAAGTGAAAAGACAACAGCTTCAGTTCGAACGTTGGTTAGCCCTTCACCAACTTCCTCCCGTTCCGATCGAATATGCAGCGGTTATTAGTAATTCCTCTACTATACTAAAATCTTCTTCAAACAGCCGTTTTTACGATGAAAAACGAATGATCCTTGACGAAGGAATATTAGAACAAATCGGAAAATGGTCGAAAATGTATAAAAAAAGAATGTTTTCGTTGGATAACCTCAATCGATTGAAAAAGCTATTATTAAAGCACCATACTCCTTACCGGGTAAATATTTTAACGTTGTATAACATTGATTCCATAGACATATTACGAGGGGTCATTTGTCCAAAATGTAGCCATGGACCGATGAAGCGGATTTTTGGAAAATGGCACTGTTCCAATTGTTTAACAACCTCTAAATCTGCGCATATTCAAGCATTGTACGATTACTTTTTACTGTTTCAGCCGACTATTACGAATAAACAATTGCGTTCCTTTCTCCTTCTTCATGACCGTCATCACGCCAAATATTTGTTAAAACAATTACATCTCTCATCCAAAGGTCACAACAAAGATCGAGTATATTTCCTTCATGAAGAACTCTTTTCTCAATTAGGATATTCGAATGTCTTACAAACTCAGAAGTCTTGA
- a CDS encoding glycerol-3-phosphate responsive antiterminator, with the protein MPIFNQQILPAVRSMKDFDLLLRTNYTYGVFLDMHVGMVKSVFQYAKQANKQMFLHMDLIHGLKSDEYATEYVCQEIKPYGIISTKGNVIIKAKQKGVYAIQRAFIIDSSAMEKSIKLVQKTEPHFIEVLPGVVPKVVQKLKQETGIDIIAGGLIETVEEVDAILQAGACAITTSNVDLWKHFEPNY; encoded by the coding sequence ATGCCAATATTTAATCAACAAATACTACCCGCCGTCCGGTCGATGAAGGATTTTGACCTCCTTCTCCGGACGAACTATACATACGGCGTCTTTTTGGACATGCATGTAGGAATGGTAAAGAGCGTGTTTCAATACGCCAAACAAGCCAATAAACAAATGTTTTTACACATGGATTTGATCCATGGGCTTAAAAGTGACGAGTATGCAACCGAGTATGTTTGCCAAGAAATTAAGCCGTATGGGATCATTTCCACGAAAGGAAACGTCATTATAAAAGCAAAACAAAAGGGGGTTTACGCGATTCAACGTGCGTTTATTATCGACTCCTCAGCGATGGAAAAAAGCATTAAACTCGTCCAAAAAACCGAACCCCACTTTATCGAAGTCCTGCCTGGAGTGGTCCCGAAAGTTGTCCAAAAACTAAAACAAGAAACCGGCATCGATATTATTGCTGGTGGGCTGATTGAAACGGTGGAAGAAGTAGATGCCATTTTACAAGCCGGGGCCTGTGCAATCACGACATCCAACGTTGATTTATGGAAACACTTCGAACCAAATTATTAA
- a CDS encoding MATE family efflux transporter: protein MKNVKNLSLFAITWPIFIEILLHMLMGNADTLMLSQYSDESVAAVGVANQILFVIIVMFGFIATGTSVLVAQHLGAKENQEAEEVSRVSIVGNLLFGLLLSVCLIVFGESILQLMKLPRELFAEAYGYLLIVGGFSFVQALIMTMGAILKSNGYTRDTMYITIGMNLLNVLGNYLFIFGPFGFPVLGVQGVAISTTVSRVLAMGVLFVLLLKRTSLSIRPSLWFPLPVRHVKNLLKIGIPSAGEHLSYTSSQMLIMYFITMMGTEAITTRIYTQNIMMFIFLFGVAVSQGTQIIIGHLVGAKAFQEAYDRCLKSLKLAIIVAIAMAIGVSMFSDTLFSIFTSNDHIIQTGGTLLLLTIILEPGRSFNLVIINALRAAGDVKLPVYMGILSMWGLGVPISYFLGIEFGLGLIGIWIAFIIDEWIRGLVMLWRWRTRVWEQKSFVKAELKIT from the coding sequence ATGAAGAACGTAAAAAACCTGTCCTTGTTTGCCATTACGTGGCCGATTTTCATTGAAATTTTGCTCCATATGCTGATGGGGAACGCCGATACGTTAATGTTAAGCCAATACTCAGACGAATCCGTAGCAGCTGTAGGAGTTGCGAATCAAATTTTATTTGTCATCATCGTTATGTTTGGTTTTATTGCTACGGGGACTTCTGTGTTAGTTGCTCAGCATTTAGGGGCTAAGGAAAATCAAGAAGCGGAAGAAGTCTCTAGAGTATCGATTGTCGGAAACTTACTGTTCGGACTCCTTCTTAGTGTATGTTTAATTGTTTTTGGGGAATCCATTCTACAGTTGATGAAGCTACCAAGAGAATTATTTGCTGAAGCTTACGGGTATTTACTCATTGTTGGTGGTTTCTCATTTGTGCAGGCACTGATTATGACCATGGGAGCGATTTTAAAAAGCAATGGGTATACTCGAGATACGATGTACATTACGATTGGGATGAATCTGCTCAATGTGCTTGGCAATTACTTGTTCATATTCGGACCGTTCGGGTTTCCGGTGTTAGGTGTTCAAGGGGTGGCCATTTCCACGACCGTAAGCCGTGTGCTGGCAATGGGAGTCCTGTTTGTTTTACTCCTTAAACGAACGAGCTTGTCAATCCGGCCCTCTCTATGGTTCCCTTTACCGGTGCGCCATGTGAAAAACTTATTAAAAATCGGGATTCCATCCGCAGGAGAACATTTATCGTACACCTCATCCCAAATGCTCATTATGTACTTTATTACGATGATGGGTACCGAAGCAATTACAACGAGAATCTATACTCAAAATATCATGATGTTTATTTTTTTATTTGGCGTGGCGGTTAGTCAAGGAACGCAAATTATCATCGGACATTTAGTTGGGGCTAAGGCTTTTCAAGAAGCGTATGATCGGTGTTTAAAAAGTTTAAAGCTTGCAATCATCGTTGCTATTGCCATGGCGATTGGTGTATCCATGTTTTCAGATACGCTTTTTTCTATCTTCACTTCGAACGATCACATTATTCAAACCGGGGGTACACTTTTATTATTAACGATAATTTTAGAACCAGGCCGCTCGTTTAACTTGGTCATCATTAATGCGTTACGGGCAGCAGGAGATGTGAAACTTCCTGTATACATGGGAATCTTGTCTATGTGGGGACTGGGTGTACCCATTTCCTATTTCCTTGGTATCGAGTTTGGCCTTGGGTTAATCGGGATTTGGATCGCCTTTATCATAGACGAATGGATTCGCGGACTCGTCATGCTTTGGCGCTGGCGAACGAGAGTGTGGGAACAAAAATCCTTTGTGAAGGCGGAGCTTAAAATAACTTAA